Part of the Paenibacillus sp. JNUCC32 genome is shown below.
CCTCATGACCGCCCCGATAATGTACTCGGTTACGGTAATGGGAAATCCGGCTTCGGACAAGATGCGCACCATCGATAGCACGTTGAACTGCCCGGAGGCTTGCCCAAGCTCCTCCGCCACCGTCGCATTTCCGACCAGATTGATCAGACCCGAGGTTTCCGCTGCCGAAATCGCGCCTGACGCCAGGATGACCGGCAGGAAGAAGATCGCTCTCGCAAGGGCTCTCCCCCGGAATTTCTGATTCAGCAGAACGGCCGAGAACAGACTGAAAAACAAGATCAGCGGAACGTCCACCACCATGCCCAGTATCGATTCCGTCAGGATCCGGTTGAAGTTCGCGTCCACGAACAGCGCGGTGTTGAAATTGCTCCAACCTACCGGCTCCAGCTCATAGCCCGTGGGAGAGATGTTCAATTTACTGAAGCTGAACAAAATGGACTGAAACAGAGGCCCGGCAAACAAAAAGATAAAGCCGATCAGCCATGGCGCGATGAAGAGGAGGCCGAGCATGGATCTTTTCTGAGTCAGGGACAATCTCATTTTCATGCCCGGTCACCACCTACAGCGTAATTTTGCGGTTCCACTAGGACCCCGTTAACATCAACCGCTTGATCGGTATAATTGATCAGAATCGAGGCGCCGTTCTCGTACCTTACTTCCACCACGCCGTCTTCATGCCGCTTATGCTCCACCATTCGCTGCGTCCGGATCGGCGCCAGCACCTCGTTCAGCTCGTGGTACAAGGAAACCGCTTCTTCGAACCAATCCTTGTAATGCGTGGAGTACATGTCATCGAAACGCGTATACTTCAGCTTCGAGCTTTGTTCATAAGACCATAGGAAATGCGGAGCCGTTCCCAATTCCAGCGACTGCAGGAGCGCTTTGCGCAAATGTTGTTCATTCAGGTTATTGACCGCTGCTCCCGCATAATCCAGGTAGCCGTGAATGACCATTTGATAAAACGGCACGGCTTCATCCGTCAGCCCAAATCCGCTGCTCGACGTCGGGACATCGAGCACGTGGCCTGCATATGGCCAGCTGTAAGCATTGGCACCGGAAACCATCGTATTCGGGTATGCCTCGTGCAGCGCCTTCAACTGATCGGTCACGATAAACTTCGCGGTTTCCCGGAAAACCACCCGCTGCACCCGGTAATCGGAGCTCAGGACATCGCCCAGGTCCCGCAATGACACGGCCCCCATGCCAAACCGTTCATATTGCCCTGTGAATCGGTCCACGTAATAGGGAAGCTTCGCCGGCGACATCAGGTTGTACGTGCCGTAATACGAGTTCATCCGGTTCGTGTTCCGGTCATACGGATGCAGCGCTGCCGTTTCCCTGGTTACGAAACGGGAGGCATCGGATGACGGCGTAAACGCCCCATCGTCATGGTAGACATGCTGGAAGGCAACATCCGGATACAGCCCGCCGCCGGCGTCCTGCAATTGCTTGGATAGTGCCTTAAGCTCGGCGGCGTTTCCGACAACGCTGTCCGTCTTTACCTTCACCGGGGTTTTGTGATGGACGCCTTGGCCAAACCAGCCGAGATAACGCATTCGGAGATTGGCGATGCCCTCGCCGTTCAGAAGAGCGGCGATCTCGCCTGCCTGCTCGAAGGTGGTCATCGAGACGACGGCATCATACGGTACGCCCAGAAAAGATCTCCGTTTATCCACGCTTCCCAGCATATCGAGATAGAACGGAATGCCCTCCGCTTCTTCCAGGGGAACCAGCTTGTTTTCCTTCGCAAGCGTTTCCTGATACAAGCGGGCCATGCCGGAGTAGCTGGCCCCTTCGCCGGACAGGAAACGGTATTTGACGGACAGCTTCCCGTTGTACAGCTTGTCATTCAACAGCTGGATTTCCTGCACCGTACTTCCGGTGTAAAGCTCCAGCATATCCTCGCCGCGCACGGCAAAGCTGCTGAATACATGATTGTACGAATTCTGCTTCCCGCCAATGTCCGCTGACACGCTCGCGATGGCGTCGCCTTCTTCAATCACGGCAAACCAGCCGCCGTCCCCGTTCTTCATGCCGAATACGGGCATCCGCGCCTGCTCGGCCACCTGTCCGCGGCTGCTGCTGTTATGATTCGGATCGGTGCCGTATATGCGCTGCACGTACTGTTCTTCCTTCACTTTGCCGTTATTCAGGTGGATCAGGCTGCCGCTGCCGTCCGGCACCAGCATATAACCCTCGGCCTTCGTTCCCGCCGCGCCGAAATAGCGAAGCAGCTCTACGCTGCGCAGGCGGTGACTCTCACTTTCCGTTACCTGGTCAAGCGGTATCGTAACGACAAGCGAATCCTCTTCCAGCCGGTATTCGAGCGGAATCTTGAACTGCGGCTTCGAAGAGGCGCTTGCGGCGGCTCCTCCGCCCGCTTCGTTATCATAGGCAAGATCCTCCGCGGTGTAACCCGCCTGCTCGAAAGCGCCCAGCATTTTTTTCAGAACCAGCTCTTTCTTGATCTGGTCGTCCAGGCGCTCCAGCATCGCAGGGTTATCCTTCATGGGGTAATACCGGGCCTGCACGTATCTGGCCAATGACGCATCCAGCTTGCTGACCACCTTCTCCTGCAGCCGGTCCTGCGAGATGTATTTCGGCAAGGCGTCGATCCCGAGCGAGACATCTCCCAGCGTATACGTGACGCGAACGCCGTTGTCCAAGGCTTCCGCCGTATAGTTCCCGTTCATCACGCTCCACGTATAATTCGGATAAGTCTCAAGCGTGCCGATCCCATCCCGGAACGTCAGCGTCAATTGCGAAGACAGCATTTCCTTCTCGAAAGGCGAAGCCATTCCGTCCTCCATCCGGTCTGGCGGATTGCTGTACCATACCGTATCGCTCCGCTTATCCCGTACCGCGACCTCGGTCGTGTCCGGATGATAATACAGCGCAAGCGCCTCCGTTTCCGCTACCAGATCCATGCCGGGCACGCCGCCTGTCAAATCGTTCAGGACGGAGAGCTCCCTGCCCTGCGCCGTCTCGGTCGCCGCCGTACTGTACGCAGCGACGTCGACCGCCGGCGCTCCCCGGTTCACGTAGATCAGTAAGCCCGCAGCCATGCACGTTATAACGGTACATGCAAGCACCGTGTACAGCCATTTTCTTTTTTTCACGGCCTACGGCCTCCTTATTGCCTGAAAATGATCTCTCGGTAAACGTTGACAACGAACGTGTAAATCTGCTGCAGCATGCTCAGGACGAGCGTGCCCAGAAATACGATAATGCCCATGACGATCAGGCTCAGTAACATCGTGACGACCGTTTTGCCGGCCGAGTATTGGTGGACCGTCATCGTGCCGACAAAGAGCAGCCCGATAAACCAGATCGCTGCTACCGTCGTTAGCAGATAATAGAACACGGTCTCTTCCTGGACCATGAACCGGCTCGCCAGCGTCATGGGCGGATAGATCAGAACCATCGGAATGAGGGCATATGCGCTGGCCATCACGATCTCCTTAAACTTCCCTTCACCGCCCATGAGCGTGGTGACCGACCAGTTGGAGACGCACCACAGGAAGAACGGGAGGACGATAAATATCAGTTCGTCGATGCTGCTCAGCGTCCGCGGATCATTGTAGTTGACCAGAAATCCCGCATACTGCCGCTGCAGAATCATGGCAATGACCACGAGCGCCAATACGAGATAAGCGACACCGAGCCGCCCCCGGTTTTCATACTTCAGGTCCCAATATCCGTCGAAGGGGTGAACGATCAAATGAAGGGGGAATTTAAGATAATCCTGCTTCATGCTTTCCTGCCCTCCTCTGCTTTCGGGTTCTTACCGTTCTATAGACCGCGTAGAGCAGCAGGCCCCCGGTCCCTGCCGATAAAAAGGTGCCGAAATGCTCCTTCATGACCTCCCTGCGATATCGTTTATACGCCACGGAATAATTCTTGCGGTCCATGCCCAGCTCAAAATACTTAAGGGCTTCCTTGTTCTCCCCCTTCATGAGCTTCGCTTTCCCGATGCCGATATAAGCGATGTCATAGTTCGCATTGAGCTGAAGAACCCGTTCCCAATAGCTCTCCGCCTCCGCGTCTTCTCCCCGGTAATGATGGCGGACGGCAAGGTTAACCTGCTTCCCGAACTCGGTCGGCTCGAATATGACGATGCTTGCCTTTCCCCGGTCCAGCACAAGCTGACGGTCCCCAAGCCGTTCAATCGCCGCCGGCGTCTTAAATAGGCCCAGCTGATTCCCGATGCCGCCGTATACGAACAGCAGATTGCCGGTCTCGTCGTATGTGAAGACGCGACCTTGGGTAGAGTCCAGCGCGCTGTACATCCCGTCGCCGAGCACCTTAATATCAACGAACTTGGACGGCCCCACCGTTCTTCGATAATAAATATCTCCCGCAACCGGAAAGTAGCCGAAGCGCTTTAGCACATCCTCTCCCGACGGATTGAGGCGTTTCATCGGTTCCCTGGATCCGACGTCAATATTCGTGGCATAGACGAACCCCTTGCCGTCCATATCCAGATTGGAGAACTCGGTCGGGATGAACAGTCTCATCTGGGCTTTCTGCGCGTTCGTCGATACCAATCTCCAGAAATAATCGCCATAATCGCGCTTTACCTTAATCGTTCCGACGTACCCGAGAAAGGTACCGTCCTCCTCGAACTGCATAATGCCTTCGTAAACGCCGCGGGCGACAACGAATACCCGTTTGGCTTCATCCACCGCTACTTTCAGGGGAATGAATTGAAAGCCTTGTGGCAGCACATCCGACTCCGGCTGCTCCATGATGCGGACAAGCGACCCTTCCGTCGTCAACACGACAACCCGTTGATGGTCCGTATCCGCAACATAGATTTGCTCGTCCCCGTCAATGAAGATGCCGGCAG
Proteins encoded:
- a CDS encoding carbohydrate ABC transporter permease translates to MKMRLSLTQKRSMLGLLFIAPWLIGFIFLFAGPLFQSILFSFSKLNISPTGYELEPVGWSNFNTALFVDANFNRILTESILGMVVDVPLILFFSLFSAVLLNQKFRGRALARAIFFLPVILASGAISAAETSGLINLVGNATVAEELGQASGQFNVLSMVRILSEAGFPITVTEYIIGAVMRIYDIISSSGVQILIFLAALQAVPGSMYEVAKIEGATAYESFWKITFPMVSPLILTNMIYTIIDSFADSTVTRTIYETAFKTQNFGLSAAMAWLYTIVISLLLVLMGIIVSRKTFYQN
- a CDS encoding DUF5696 domain-containing protein, with product MKKRKWLYTVLACTVITCMAAGLLIYVNRGAPAVDVAAYSTAATETAQGRELSVLNDLTGGVPGMDLVAETEALALYYHPDTTEVAVRDKRSDTVWYSNPPDRMEDGMASPFEKEMLSSQLTLTFRDGIGTLETYPNYTWSVMNGNYTAEALDNGVRVTYTLGDVSLGIDALPKYISQDRLQEKVVSKLDASLARYVQARYYPMKDNPAMLERLDDQIKKELVLKKMLGAFEQAGYTAEDLAYDNEAGGGAAASASSKPQFKIPLEYRLEEDSLVVTIPLDQVTESESHRLRSVELLRYFGAAGTKAEGYMLVPDGSGSLIHLNNGKVKEEQYVQRIYGTDPNHNSSSRGQVAEQARMPVFGMKNGDGGWFAVIEEGDAIASVSADIGGKQNSYNHVFSSFAVRGEDMLELYTGSTVQEIQLLNDKLYNGKLSVKYRFLSGEGASYSGMARLYQETLAKENKLVPLEEAEGIPFYLDMLGSVDKRRSFLGVPYDAVVSMTTFEQAGEIAALLNGEGIANLRMRYLGWFGQGVHHKTPVKVKTDSVVGNAAELKALSKQLQDAGGGLYPDVAFQHVYHDDGAFTPSSDASRFVTRETAALHPYDRNTNRMNSYYGTYNLMSPAKLPYYVDRFTGQYERFGMGAVSLRDLGDVLSSDYRVQRVVFRETAKFIVTDQLKALHEAYPNTMVSGANAYSWPYAGHVLDVPTSSSGFGLTDEAVPFYQMVIHGYLDYAGAAVNNLNEQHLRKALLQSLELGTAPHFLWSYEQSSKLKYTRFDDMYSTHYKDWFEEAVSLYHELNEVLAPIRTQRMVEHKRHEDGVVEVRYENGASILINYTDQAVDVNGVLVEPQNYAVGGDRA
- a CDS encoding Yip1 family protein produces the protein MKQDYLKFPLHLIVHPFDGYWDLKYENRGRLGVAYLVLALVVIAMILQRQYAGFLVNYNDPRTLSSIDELIFIVLPFFLWCVSNWSVTTLMGGEGKFKEIVMASAYALIPMVLIYPPMTLASRFMVQEETVFYYLLTTVAAIWFIGLLFVGTMTVHQYSAGKTVVTMLLSLIVMGIIVFLGTLVLSMLQQIYTFVVNVYREIIFRQ
- a CDS encoding gluconolactonase → MSAKKWLLTLAAASLLLTGLMPGSVSASAPYESYIYNYWEETVAVPAAYLPERAVTGKELGIGDFLDPSDMHVSEAGNVYVLDSGNKRIVVLDDTWNVIRVIDSFMNEGKEDGFANPAGIFIDGDEQIYVADTDHQRVVVLTTEGSLVRIMEQPESDVLPQGFQFIPLKVAVDEAKRVFVVARGVYEGIMQFEEDGTFLGYVGTIKVKRDYGDYFWRLVSTNAQKAQMRLFIPTEFSNLDMDGKGFVYATNIDVGSREPMKRLNPSGEDVLKRFGYFPVAGDIYYRRTVGPSKFVDIKVLGDGMYSALDSTQGRVFTYDETGNLLFVYGGIGNQLGLFKTPAAIERLGDRQLVLDRGKASIVIFEPTEFGKQVNLAVRHHYRGEDAEAESYWERVLQLNANYDIAYIGIGKAKLMKGENKEALKYFELGMDRKNYSVAYKRYRREVMKEHFGTFLSAGTGGLLLYAVYRTVRTRKQRRAGKHEAGLS